In Spodoptera frugiperda isolate SF20-4 chromosome 28, AGI-APGP_CSIRO_Sfru_2.0, whole genome shotgun sequence, one genomic interval encodes:
- the LOC118265012 gene encoding longitudinals lacking protein, isoforms H/M/V, with protein sequence MAQSQFSLMWDAHKKNICHGLSSLQQNGEFVDMTLAADGHLVKVHQVIIALASPYIKELISTAQCPHPVIFLNKISYQTLCSLLEYVYTGEVLVSIENLNELLEAGKELHIQGLEDMKLSDTGTTQQAPETPQNDNEDCNMESLDEEISYFEITKDTEDGTKYMTNIIVESENGTRILDTTAAEENYDEEQDDEDSMSNDKTITETKHSVSTSPNLSVMQFTVSNQGSLQMILNRYMYYLKYTNRNNMRQWRCVDYLSNIKCPAHVFTKDDIVVQRISAHVHPFHDKRILKKVKAGAVFSAIHEAEQQQIYKRNDTNISD encoded by the exons ATGGCTCAGTCACAATTTTCTTTAATGTGGGATGCCCACAAGAAGAATATATGTCACGGTTTAAGCAGTTTGCAGCAG AATGGTGAATTTGTGGACATGACCCTCGCTGCAGATGGTCATCTGGTGAAGGTGCACCAAGTGATTATTGCATTGGCCAGCCCTTATATTAAGGAATTGATATCTACGGCGCAATGCCCGCATCCCGTGATATTTCTCAAT AAAATATCATATCAAACTCTGTGTTCGTTGTTAGAGTATGTCTACACTGGTGAGGTGCTGGTGTCTATAGAGAATCTAAATGAACTACTGGAAGCTGGGAAGGAACTGCACATACAAGGTCTTGAAGATATG AAATTAAGTGACACGGGTACAACACAACAAGCACCGGAGACACCGCAAAATGATAACGAGGACTGCAATATGGAAAGCCTTGACGAAGAAATAAGTTACTTTGAAATAACAAAGGATACTGAGGATGGAACAAAGTACATGactaatattattgt TGAAAGCGAAAACGGCACGAGAATATTGGACACGACAGCTGCAGAGGAGAATTATGACGAAGAACAAGATGACGAAGACTCCATGTCGAATGATAAGACCATCACTGAAACTAAACACAGTGTTTCCACAAGCCCTA ATTTAAGTGTAATGCAGTTCACAGTATCGAATCAAGGCTCGTTACAAATGATCCTGAACCGCTACATGTACTACTTGAAGTATACGAATAGGAACAACATGCGACAGTGGCGCTGTGTGGACTACCTTAGCAATATCAAGTGTCCGGCCCATGTATTTACCAAAGACGATATTGTTGTACAGAG GATATCAGCGCACGTACACCCGTTCCACGACAAAAGAATATTGAAGAAAGTAAAAGCTGGCGCAGTGTTCTCAGCGATACACGAAGCGGAACAACAACAGATATATAAAAGAAATGATACTAATATAAGcgattga
- the LOC118265260 gene encoding UDP-glycosyltransferase UGT5 isoform X2, whose protein sequence is MKMCKLPINSYVTRNEQKLVETRFGRKLPPLHEIAKNASVVLVNTHHTLNGVKVLPPSVVEVGGIHLHNKTVKPLPENIERWVSESRHGVILFSFGSLIRGSSLPPKRLEAILKVFARLPQRVLWKWETEDMKGLPDNVLVLKWLPQYDLLNHPNCVAFITHGGLLSLTEIVAAGVPALVIPILGDQPGNAAFAKRAGIAEMLEFHEIDEETLYNALVKVLTPEMRAQAKAFSQRWWERPSPPMETAIHYIENTAKYGHLNMSSPARLMHKSEVLFFMSIEYLVLITLILFIGLLAKCCFGPQKTEKLKQS, encoded by the exons ATGAAGATGTGCAAATTGCCCATAAATAG CTATGTAACTAGGAACGAACAGAAACTCGTGGAGACGAGGTTTGGTCGCAAGCTGCCCCCGCTGCATGAAATAGCGAAGAATGCAAGTGTTGTGCTTGTAAACACTCATCACACGCTGAATGGAGTGAAGGTGTTACCACCGTCAGTGGTTGAAGTCGGAGGCATACATCTGCACAACAAAACAGTGAAGCCTCTACCCGAG AATATCGAGCGGTGGGTGTCAGAATCAAGACATGGGGTAATTCTCTTCAGTTTTGGATCACTAATACGTGGTTCATCCTTACCGCCAAAAAGGTTGGAAGCCATATTGAAAGTTTTCGCGCGCTTACCGCAACGAGTCCTATGGAAGTGGGAAACGGAAGATATGAAAGGGTTGCCAGATAACGTTCTCGTGTTAAAATGGCTGCCACAATATGATTTGCTTA ATCACCCGAACTGTGTGGCCTTCATAACTCACGGTGGCCTCCTGAGTTTGACAGAGATCGTTGCAGCTGGGGTACCGGCGCTGGTAATACCAATATTGGGTGATCAGCCTGGAAACGCTGCATTTGCTAAACGAGCTGGAATCGCAGAAATGTTGGAGTTCCATGAAATTGATGAGGAGACTCTTTACAATGCCCTCGTAAAGGTTTTAACGCCAGA AATGAGAGCTCAAGCCAAAGCGTTCAGCCAACGTTGGTGGGAGCGTCCCTCACCGCCCATGGAGACCGCTATACACTACATAGAAAACACAGCTAAATATGGACATCTTAACATGTCCTCACCTGCCCGACTTATGCACAAATCAGAAGTTTTATTCTTCATGTCTATtgagtatttagttttaattactttaattttattcattggatTATTAGCTAAATGTTGCTTCGGTCCCCAAAAGACTGAGAAACTTAAACAGAGTTGA
- the LOC118265260 gene encoding UDP-glycosyltransferase UGT5 isoform X1, giving the protein MCYCSCSLAIFRHRRVRKYLKMLLPIVFIMIIASACEGYKILALLPYPGKSHFMVFEPILDELARRGHHVTVVSFFPSASPHANRRDVSLVGLAPLNVEVINLQDYDNPTFLSRKFSLQFTLVSDLMAFNLQLCQTVLYSDIFEEFVKAEGAYDVVISEHFHTDCMMGIVHNYAAPSVALMSCALTPWAFSRFGADDNPAVFPSMLLPLVDEMSFLEKLENAFNVNLYKYWHSYVTRNEQKLVETRFGRKLPPLHEIAKNASVVLVNTHHTLNGVKVLPPSVVEVGGIHLHNKTVKPLPENIERWVSESRHGVILFSFGSLIRGSSLPPKRLEAILKVFARLPQRVLWKWETEDMKGLPDNVLVLKWLPQYDLLNHPNCVAFITHGGLLSLTEIVAAGVPALVIPILGDQPGNAAFAKRAGIAEMLEFHEIDEETLYNALVKVLTPEMRAQAKAFSQRWWERPSPPMETAIHYIENTAKYGHLNMSSPARLMHKSEVLFFMSIEYLVLITLILFIGLLAKCCFGPQKTEKLKQS; this is encoded by the exons ATGTGCTACTGCAGTTGCTCGCTGGCTATCTTCCGGCACAGACGTGTGCGAAAATATCTCAAGATGCTACTCCCGATCGTGTTTATTATGATTATCGCGAGTGCTTGTGAAGGGTATAAAATTTTGGCACTGCTTCCTTACCCAGGGAAGAGTCATTTTATGGTGTTTGAGCCAATTTTGGATGAACTAGCCAGACGAGGACATCATGTCACTGTAGTTTCCTTCTTCCCGTCAGCGTCACCCCATGCAAACCGACGCGACGTCAGTTTGGTAGGACTAGCACCATTAAACGTAGAGGTAATAAACCTCCAAGATTATGACAATCCCACATTTTTATCAAGAAAATTCTCATTACAATTTACTTTAGTCTCCGATCTTATGGCTTTTAATTTACAACTTTGCCAAACGGTTCTATATTCGGATATTTTCGAGGAGTTTGTAAAAGCTGAAGGTGCATACGATGTGGTGATAAGTGAACATTTTCATACTGATTGCATGATGGGCATCGTGCACAACTATGCGGCGCCTTCAGTGGCTCTGATGTCCTGTGCCTTAACACCGTGGGCATTCTCGAGGTTTGGGGCTGACGACAATCCGGCTGTCTTCCCCTCCATGTTGCTACCACTCGTTGATGAAATGTCATTCCTTGAGAAACTTGAAAACGCTTTTAATGtaaacttatataaatattgGCATAGCTATGTAACTAGGAACGAACAGAAACTCGTGGAGACGAGGTTTGGTCGCAAGCTGCCCCCGCTGCATGAAATAGCGAAGAATGCAAGTGTTGTGCTTGTAAACACTCATCACACGCTGAATGGAGTGAAGGTGTTACCACCGTCAGTGGTTGAAGTCGGAGGCATACATCTGCACAACAAAACAGTGAAGCCTCTACCCGAG AATATCGAGCGGTGGGTGTCAGAATCAAGACATGGGGTAATTCTCTTCAGTTTTGGATCACTAATACGTGGTTCATCCTTACCGCCAAAAAGGTTGGAAGCCATATTGAAAGTTTTCGCGCGCTTACCGCAACGAGTCCTATGGAAGTGGGAAACGGAAGATATGAAAGGGTTGCCAGATAACGTTCTCGTGTTAAAATGGCTGCCACAATATGATTTGCTTA ATCACCCGAACTGTGTGGCCTTCATAACTCACGGTGGCCTCCTGAGTTTGACAGAGATCGTTGCAGCTGGGGTACCGGCGCTGGTAATACCAATATTGGGTGATCAGCCTGGAAACGCTGCATTTGCTAAACGAGCTGGAATCGCAGAAATGTTGGAGTTCCATGAAATTGATGAGGAGACTCTTTACAATGCCCTCGTAAAGGTTTTAACGCCAGA AATGAGAGCTCAAGCCAAAGCGTTCAGCCAACGTTGGTGGGAGCGTCCCTCACCGCCCATGGAGACCGCTATACACTACATAGAAAACACAGCTAAATATGGACATCTTAACATGTCCTCACCTGCCCGACTTATGCACAAATCAGAAGTTTTATTCTTCATGTCTATtgagtatttagttttaattactttaattttattcattggatTATTAGCTAAATGTTGCTTCGGTCCCCAAAAGACTGAGAAACTTAAACAGAGTTGA
- the LOC118265262 gene encoding spermidine synthase has translation MDTLKKNWFTEDCEMWPGGTFSIEVKEVLYSEPSAYQKINVFDTTKFGKVLVLDGIIQCTEKDEFAYQEMISFLPLCLHKNPEKVLIVGGGDGGVAREVAKHPKVKEIVQVEIDEKVIEVSKKYLPFMAVGFDSPKLKLHVCDGFEFMANHKHEFDVIITDSSDPVGPAVNLFRENYFILLKNALKPNGIICSQAGTVWNDLDLVSNILQICKNQFAKAAYAYASVPTYPSGQIGFVIGSLDKDVVFDKPVHVFTEEDEKEMKLRYYSTDIHKAAFVLPTFVKQHLRKVSG, from the exons ATGGATACTCTAAAAAAGAACTGGTTCACTGAAGATTGTGAGATGTGGCCTGGTGGCACTTTCTCCATTGAAGTTAAAGAAGTATTATATTCAGAGCCATCTGCctaccaaaaaataaatgtgtttgatACTACTAAATTTGGAAAAGTGTTGGTATTAGATGGCATTATACAATGCACTGAGAAGGATGAGTTTGCTTATCAA gAGATGATATCATTTCTACCTCTGTGTCTTCACAAGAATCCGGAGAAAGTGTTGATTGTGGGTGGAGGTGATGGTGGAGTTGCCAGAGAAGTTGCCAAACACCCCAAAGTTAAAGAAATTGTTCAG GTGGAAATCGACGAGAAAGTCATCGAAGTCtcaaaaaaatacctaccaTTTATGGCGGTGGGTTTCGACAGTCCAAAGTTAAAACTTCATGTCTGCGACGGTTTCGAATTTATGGCCAATCATAAACACGAATTCGACGTTATAATCACGGACAGCAGCGACCCCGTAGGCCCAGCCGTTAATCTATTCAGAGAGAACTATTTCATTCTCTTGAAAAATGCGCTGAAACCAAACGGAATTATTTGCTCCCAGGCTGGAACCGTCTGGAACGATCTAGACCTTGTCTCCAACATTCTACAAATATGCAAGAATCAATTTGCTAAAGCCGCTTACGCTTATGCTTCAGTCCCCACATACCCGTCAGGACAAATTGGTTTCGTAATTGGCTCTTTAGACAAGGACGTCGTTTTTGATAAACCTGTACATGTTTTTACTGAGGAAGATGAAAAAGAGATGAAGCTAAGGTACTACAGCACTGACATCCATAAAGCTGCCTTTGTACTACCAACCTTTGTGAAACAACACTTAAGAAAAGTTAGTGGGTAA